Within Haematobia irritans isolate KBUSLIRL chromosome 2, ASM5000362v1, whole genome shotgun sequence, the genomic segment TTGGAGTCTGtgtgtattttgttattgttttatttactttGTTGCGTGGCCCTAGCATTGGTCTGGGGGTCATATTTgggcctttagaaaattttttttgaacggGGACTCCTACAGTTGGGCCTTGTCGCCTACGTGGGCGCTCTCAAATTGACTGCTGTACTCAGCTTCAAGTAGTTACATGTTGTtgttttcctttttataccctccatcataggatgggggtatattaactttgtcattccgtttgtaacacatcgaaatattgctctaagaccccataaagtatatatattctgggtcgtggtgaaattctgagtcgatctaagcatgtccgtccgtccgtccgtccgtccgtccgtccgtctgttgaaatcacgctaacttccgaacgaaacaagctatcgacttgaaacttggcacaagtagttgttatcgatgtaggtcggatggtattgaaaatgggccatatcggtccacttttacgtatagcccccatataaagggaccctcagatttggcttgtggagcctctaacagaagcatatttcatccgatccggctgaaatttggtatgtggtgttggtatgtggtctctaacaaccatgcaaaaattggtccacatcggtccataattatatatagcccccatataaaccgatccccagatttggcttgtggagcctctaagagaagcatatttcatccgatcgggctgaaatttggtacatggtgttggtatatggtctctaacaatcatgcaaaaattggtccacatcggttcataattatatatagcccccatatataaaccgatccccagatttggcttgcggagcctcaaagagaagcaaatttcatccgatccggctgaaatttggtacatgatgttggtacatggtctctaacaaccataaaaaaattggtccacatgggtccataattatatatagaccccatataaaccgatctccagatttcgcttgcgaagcctcaaagagaagcaaattgcatccgatccggctgaaatttggtacatggtattggtatatggtctctaacaaccgtgcaaaaattggtccacatcggtccataattatatatagcccccatataaaccgatccccagatttgggttgcggagcctcaaagagaagcaaatttcatccgatccggctgaaatttgatacatgatattggtatatggtctctaacaaccatgcaaaaattggtccacatcggttcataattatatatagcccccatataaaccgatccctagatttggcttgcgaagtctccaagagaagcaaatttcatccaatccggttgtaatttggaacatggtgttagtatgatctttaacaaccgtgccagaattggtccatatcggtccataattatatatagctcccatataaaacattctccagatttgacctccggagcctcttggaggagcaaaatacactcgagccggttcaaattaggaacgtggtgttagtatatggtctctaacaaccataccaaaataggtccaatcacacaaaatttggtccatatcggttcataatcatggttgccactagagcaaaaaataatctaccaaaattttatttctatagaaaattttgtcaaaattttatttctagagaaaattttgttaaaattttattcggttcataataaaattttcatcattgtcaaaattttctttctatagaaaattttgtcaaaattttatttctatagaaaattttgttcaaattttatttggttcaaaatcatggttgccactcaagccaaaaataatctaccaagattttatttctatagaagattttgtcaaaagtttatttctatagaaaattttgttaaaattttatttctatagaaatttttgtcgaaattttctttctatagaaaatttttatttctatagaaaattttgtgaaaattttatttctatagaaaattttgttaaaattttatttctgtagaaaattttgtcaaaattttatgtctactttgtcaaactgaattatatacgtattggatcgatctttttataccctccatcataggatgggggtatattaactttgtcattccgtttgtaacacatcgaaatattgctctaagaccccataaagtatatatattctgggtcgtggtgaaattctgagtcgatctaagcatgtccgtccgtccgtccgtccgtccgtctgttgaaatcacgctaacttccgaacgaaacaagctatcgacttgaaacttggcacaagtagttgttatcgatgtaggtcggatggtattgaaaatgggccatatcggtccacttttacgtatagcccccatataaagggaccctcagatttggcttgtggagcctctaacagaagcatatttcatccgatccggctgaaatttggtatatggtgttggtatatggtctctaacaaccatgcaaaaattggtccacatcggtccataattatatatagcccccatataaaccgatccccagatttggcttgtggagcctctaagagaagcatatttcatccgatcgggctgaaatttggtacatggtgttggtagatggtctctaacaatcatgcaaaaattggtccacatcggtccataattatatatagcccccatataaaccgatccccagatttggcttgtggagcctctaacagaagcatatttcatccgatccggctgaaatttggtacatggtgttggtagatggtctctaacaatcgtgcaaaaattggtccacatcggtccataattatatatagcccccatataaaccgatccccagatttggcttgcggagcctcaaagagaagcaaatttcatccgatccggctgaaatttggtacatgatgttggtatatggtctctaataaccatgcaaaaattggtccacatcggttcataattatatatagcccccatataagccgatccccagatttggcttgcgaagtctccaagagaagcaaatttcacccaatccggttgtaattttgaacatggtgttagtatatgatctttaacaaccgtgccagaattggtccatatcggtccataattatatatagcccccatataaaacgttctcgagatttgacctccggagcctcttggaggagcaaaattcatccgatccggttcaaattaggaacgtggtgttaggttaggttaggttaggttaaagtggcagcccgattaaatttcaggctcacttagactattcagtccattgtgataccacatttaactaaaagtacctattacatatgggcacttctagtcttaaccactgaaccttctctattatttacttttgtggaaccaaccagattgctccaaaaacattaacaaactgcttaagttaacgttttccagttcagccagtaatctaaagctatatgctcctaaaattcgcttacgccttacacaaaaagcaggacactcacacaagaggtgtttaattgattccttttcctccacgtcatgacagcttatacaatagtcattatacttcgcacctatagtttttgcaaattcgcctatcaggcagcgacccgttatagcagatattaggagtgctatctgacgccttgagaacactagcatatctagtgtgcggtttaagtttaaatggggccatatttgcttggtgtcgttacaacccttgcaattttcccatcgaatattggccatcataacagccttctcacgcagtaagagcttgcaggtggccagaggcataccaacagattctagttcccctggaatatgtaaggtagttcctagccttgctaacacatctgcttcacagttccccggtatgttcctatgaccaggcacccatattaggtgaatattgtactgctcagccatctcgttgagagatttgcggcagtcgatggccgtttttgagttaaggaacacagagtccaaggattttattgcaggttgactgtctgagtatatattaatgccaatatttgttggaacattacttctcagccaattgaccacctctcttattgccaatatttcagcctgaaaaacactacagtgattaggtaatcttttcgctattcgaatttccagatctttagaatatactccgaaccccacttgtccattcaatttggagccatcagtatagaaatctatatatcttttattccccggggtctgtgtacaccacgcctcactgttgggaattagagtttcaaactttttgtcgaaaagtggttttgccagggtgtaatccactacgttaggcacatctggcattactttgaggaccgaactatgaccgtacgttttttccgaccacagcgatagctcgcgcaaccgtacagccgttgttgcagctgactgtttggccaaaatgtctaaaggcaatagatgtagcatgacattaagggagtggtgttagtatatggtcgctaacaaccatacaacaattggtccaatcactcaaaaattggtccatatcgattcataaccatggttgccactagagccaaaattaatctaccaaaattttatttatatagaaaattttgtcaaaattttatttctatagaaaattttgtcaaaattttatttctagagaaaattttgttaaaattttattcggttcacaataaaattttcatcattgtcaaaattttatttctatagaaaattttgttcaaattttattcggttcataatcatggttgccactcgagccaaaaataatctaccaagattttatttctatagaatattttgtcaaaagtctatttctatagaaaattttgttaaaattttatttctgtagaaatttttatcagaattttctttctatagaaaattttgtcaaaatttttatttctatagaaaattttatttctatagaaaattttgttaaaattttatttctgtagaaaattttgtcaaaattttatgtctactttgtcaaactgaattatatacgtattggatcgatcttttttgatttaatatataccacgtatggacttacatacaatttagaagatggtgttaggaggttttaagataccttgccatcggcaagcgttaccgcaacttaagtaattcgattgtggatggcagtgtttagaaaaagtttctacgcaatccatgatggagggtacataagcttcggcctggccgaacttacggccgtatatacttgttttttgttaatttttggtGTGGCGTTTTCGGGGTAGTAGGCAAGGTTCGAGGGCATATGTTCACCTGTGGAATTGTGAATTTACAATAGCCAATGCCGGGGGGATATTGTATTTCACAAATCCAGAGACAATCATATACCCCGGAATCCATGTGATTATTTTGTGCCACTGACGAGGTTATTTTGCATAGCGGGGAGGCTTCAACTGCCCAGCGCGTCCCCACCGTGCATACATACATACGTAGATATTACATATGAGTCTGGAGAACGTGGTCAACTGTGGAGATGTGAAATGGGATATCCAATGCCGGGGGATATTGCGTTTCACATATCCAGGAGATGAGCATGTCCTCTGCAACTCAATGGTCTGTTTGGTATGGTCAATCGTTTTGTTTGCATGTACAGCAGGGTGACTTAATTTTACCAAACGCGTCACTGCTGTACGTGTTGTTGGtagcttgtttttttatttcaattgcatGTAATTGAGCGTCCCTTGTCTCCAGTAGAATACGGTGAAAGAAAAATCTAGTGCCAGGGGATATTTCCTTTCATAGATTCAGCTGGTGGCGATGGGCGCTCAATTCCATGTTATTCCAGCACACCTGAaacgaaaaagaaaaatatattagtGAAATTGTCGACATGAAGCGGAGGGAAAAGAATGTGTCGGGCTGACAGAATGAATCTGAGATATGTTCACTTTGATTTTGACAGCTTACTTTATTACCGACCACTGTTGCCATGCTTTACTACGAGTAGTACTATGTTTGTAGTTAGTTGAATTCGTATGGTAGATCGGTAAGGCAGTGTATGTAACGATTCATTCATAAAATCTTGTAACAGACAgtgggaaatttttcaaaaacaaaaactggaGGGGAAAACTAGAAGAGGCTAGATATAGGGTAACCAGAgatgaaagggttaaaaatagAAATGTCTGAATGATAATAATAGAAAATGTCGGTCAGAACAAAGGAAAATGTCGGATGGATTTTAAAGATAGTATCGGGAAAGGTTTATGGCGGCCAGTATAAAAGACTTGTAGGTAAGCGAGCGGCTTCATTAGTGGAAGTGACTACTGGTGTTAAGCATGTTCCCGGTGTTTATAGAAGTGAGAGTTCATTGTGTGAAAGttgttaaattaaattctacagtttttgttttagataattttgtttaaatagttCGGCAATATTTTTACATTTGGTGGTGAAAACGGATATATAGAGAATGTGTACATTTCCTCTATCCCGGTGTTGTTAAACCTATATTTCAACGAATAGTGCTAGTACTTGAAAGGTAAAATCACCGGTAAAAAGTAAAGTAGTGAGATCGAAATAGTAATTGATTTATTGATTTAGGCTCTCCGGGGAACATCAATCCGGGACGATATCTTGGTGAGATTGTAAGGGACACGACATTGGCAGCGAACAGTCCGATACGAATAATCCAAGGCAAAAAGGTAGGAAGTATTATTTCTGTAATTGTATGTCCGAAGAACCCACATTACGCTGAGCAATAAAGTTTGAGTTACCCATCATCTAGAAAGGGACGACACCTATAGGAATCGTTCCAAATCTTCAATAAGCTCATTCTCTGGGTAAAGTTCAGCACcagaaaaaagaaacaacattttagtgCGCTTCTCACTAATACCAACAAGCGAGTGCTTGGAAAGCTTTGATCTCCGCCAACCAACAAACCTGCATTAAGCATTAGCTGTCTCTCCAAGAAAAGTATTTGAGACCGGTGTTGGAAGGCGGCTAATTAATTGTACGTTGGTTAATGACATTTCAAAAACCTAAATAATATAACTCGAACAATATACCGAAaatcatttgacaaaatttagttttaagatATTTGTATGCatgtatttgtattatttttatttgtatctttaatatttatgtaagtttatttttaaattttgatttattttatccCATTTTTGAGTCTTCATCACccattttagtttgttttttgttgcgtTGACTTCaaagttttttatgtttttgttaaaagtGTAATAGGATCCCCAAGGTTAGTGTTGTAATATTGAACTTTTCCGTTTTATATTCAGTTTTTACCCTTTTTCGTACTTACCTAAGCGAGCTCATTTAGGATAGGAAAATGGGGTTCAGTTTTGTTTGATTGAATATTGACCCATAACTTGTGGATTCTAATTTCAATGATATATAGGTTGCAGTAACCATTCGTTTTGTAATAATATTGTCTATATTGTTTTCTATTGACCAATTGAAAGattgatatttaaaattttcttaaaattcgatttttgttgatttcacatgatttaattgaaattagtcTTTAGTaggaaaaataacaataaaataattttacaaatagTAATAGTACCAAAATATATTTAGGACATTTAGAATTTTGTGCTAGGGTTAgtattagttttattttaataaatatgatttttatgtgAATGTCAACCTAAAAATAATGATGTGTTAGAGTCATTGGTTGAGGGGAAGTAAAGTAAGGTAAGTGGTGTGATGTGGGGCTGGGTACAGGGGTCATGGCAGGAAAAAATACATAGTGACCAAGGTAGGGCGGGCGGCCGAAGGTAATAAGGCGACCTTCAACAAGCAAGTTTTAGAGCTAGGAAACTTTAGGATTATGGGTGAAATGACCAGTACAGGAAATGAAAGCGGAGTGACATATAGACTATTTGAATTAGATTGTATTTGCCCTTGTTTTCAAATCTAGTTAGATTTTGATGTTAGTTTCAGCTTGAAGTTCGTTAGTGGCACAGTTTCAGGGCCGGACAGGTAACCGCTCTAGATTTGTGCTAGAGGTCTGTTGTACTTGAAGGTTATGAGCTGTAAGCTGATGGGATCATCTAGATGACGTGTCAGTGCACAGAACGGACggagttaattttaatgttcatTTTTGTAGTAATTTATGTCTATCACATCCATTAGTGGGAGCCGAGAAGTAATACTCCCCACACATCACGCCCCCCTTTACAACCCCTCATATGAAGaattgttgaaatttgttaattgaaaatttttgttagtttACGTGAATTAGGGATTCTTACAGTTGTTATAGTGAAACATTGTTTTTCATCGTGGCGCAGATTTGAATTTATTGGTGATAGTTATTCTTCCTGGTGCTAAGTTTTGGTAGTATGAGCATTGAGACTCGATCCCAATCTAAAAAAAGCAATAGGCCGGAAATGTTTGATTTGAATAGAACGATATATATAGAGGAAAAGAGATCTAGGAATCTTACCGATATGGTACAATCAACGAGTAATTCGAATGTGGCTAGTCAGATTAGGGCAACATTGACAACTTACAGTACGGATGTGTTCTTGGGTGCTGCTACTTGGAAACAAATCTACCAcggttggaagcattttgacccTAGTGTTTGATTGTTGTATTGGAGCTTGGTTCCTCAGGAGCATTCTTTCATTGCCATTGAATCGCGAGCGACGGTGAGTTTgcttaaatttgtttatttatttgcctTGATTTGTTGGagggacaaataaataaattaaaaatcactCAAACAACAGATAGAGACAAATACATATATTGCCAGGTGAATACTTTGTTTACAATAGTGACAGTATCAGCTGGTCGTTTCTAGGATACACTTATTTTAAGGTAGAATTATAAAGCCagctgatttaattttttttattttgacagaCACCTTCTGTCAGATGTGCTATatctatacacacacacacacgcacacacatatatatatatatatatatatatatatatatatatatatatatatatatatatatatatatatatatatatatatatatatatatatatatatatatatatatatatatatatatatatatatatatatatatatatatatatatatatatatatatatatatatatatatatatatatatatatatatatatatatatataaaagcaACATCAAGTAATTTCTTTTGAATCTTGTTGGTGGtgccttttttaaataaattatttgcaattaaaaattagttacaAAGAATTTGAAGaagtaaaaagaaaaaatgcgtAAGTGCTGCGTTTGTCGTAAGACAGATGATGGATTTTGTGGCCCCTTTTTCAAAGTTCCATCAGATGAACAAATACGATTGAATTGGAGTCAATCGTACGGCACTCCACTGAAGGCTTCCCAATATATCtgcaaagaacattttttagctGCTGATATTATAAAAGGAGGCAAATTCAGCTATTTGCTGTCAAGAGCTTTGCCTATTCGGTTGAATTCACAACGGCATCCAGATCAAATGTAAAGGGGcaatacatttatttaaatttcatgtaaggattttttttcatatagagaCATACAGTTTCATTCAATATCACATAATGAGGACGGTATTATGACAAACACATCATCCCAATGTGAGGAAATTAGAGAAGATGTGTGCATGTCAACAACAACAGACGAAATGGAGAAGTCATGGTGGGTATGGTAACAATTGAACAGCGTTCATTCCTTGGGCTTGAGATAATTTCCTTCTTGCATTATATCTTCTTTCATATGTAAAAAATATACTCCTATTTATTATGCAGAAAATGTCGTTGTAATCTAGAAATAAGGGATTAATCATCTAATTAATCTAATAACCATTACACATAACACTTTAAATCCATATCTTTCGagatttgaaatttcttttgatAAGGAAAAATCAGTTCAAATCTCTTTCAAGTGTATTTTAGAAGTGTAATATGAGAGACCCATAATAATATTCTAATTATatagtatactaactttgtcaatcAGTTtgtaacatatatatattttggtctGAGAAACCACATACGTACATTATTGCTATGCAATAAAGAGTACAATTTGGTCAATAGGTCCCGTGTTCCCCGtttaaacaaaactaaaatgatTAATGAAGAAACCCAAACGGAATGGAGTATGGTGAACAAGTCCACTCAGACTGAGTATGCCTATTGAATATGAATATtaatcataatttttaaattagttaatatttttttgtttagctcCATTGATATTTTCTCTGAAATGGTAAAAGAGCGGACTGAAAATcgtaaactaataaaaaaattgcaaataaataaCAGCGATTTGAAGATTCAACTAACTCAGGCCAACAATGTTGTTGAAtgtatgaaaaatatatttacagaaGAACAGATACGCCGCATGATGTCTACTGAATCCACACATTGGGCATGGGATGACATTGCAAACGCCATCTGTCTTCATGCCGCAGGTCCTCGTGCATATAATCATCTCTATCGCAAAGGTTTTCCGTTACCATCTGCGTCTACATTACAGAGATGGAGTCGGAAAATTCCAGTAACAGAAGGTTTAATGACGACGGCAATTTGGGTGGtgccttttttaaataaattatttgcaattaaaaattagttacaAAGAATTTGAAGaagtaaaaagaaaaaatgcgtAAGTGCTGCGTTTGTCGTAAGACAGATGATGGATTTTGTGGCCCCTTTTTCAAAGTTCCATCAGATGAACAAATACGATTGAATTGGAGTCAATCGTACGGCACTCCACTGAAGGCTTCCCAATATATCtgcaaagaacattttttagctGCTGATATTATAAAAGGAGGCAAATTCAGCTATTTGCTGTCAAGAGCTTTGCCTATTCGGTTGAATTCACAACGGCATCCAGATCAAATGTAAAGGGGcaatacatttatttaaatttcatgtaaggattttttttcatatagagaCATACAGTTTCATTCAATATCACATAATGAGGACGGTATTATGACAAACACATCATCCCAATGTGAGGAAATTAGAGAAGATGTGTGCATGTCAACAACAACAGACGAAATGGAGAAGTCATGGTGGGTATGGTAACAATTGAACAGCGTTCATTCCTTGGGCTTGAGATAATTTCCTTCTTGCATTATATCTTCTTTCATATGTAAAAAATATACTCCTATTTATTATGCAGAAAATGTCGTTGTAATCTAGAAATAAGGGATTAATCATCTAATTAATCTAATAACCATTACACATAACACTTTAAATCCATATCTTTCGagatttgaaatttcttttgatAAGGAAAAATCAGTTCAAATCTCTTTCAAGTGTATTTTAGAAGTGTAATATGAGAGACCCATAATAATATTCTAATTATatagtatactaactttgtcaatcAGTTtgtaacatatatatattttggtctGAGAAACCACATACATACATTATTGCTATGCAATAAAGAGTACAATTTGGTCAATAGGTCCCGTGTTCCCCGtttaaacaaaactaaaatgatTAATGAAGAAACCCAAACGGAATGGAGTATGGTGAACAAGTCCACTCAGACTGAGTATGCCTATTGAATATGAATATtaatcataatttttaaattagttaatatttttttgtttagctcCATTGATATTTTCTCTGAAATGGTAAAAAGCGGACTGAAAATcgtaaactaataaaaaaattgcaaataaataaCAGCGATTTGAAGATTCAACTAACTCAGGCCAACAATGTTGTTGAAtgtatgaaaaatatatttacagaaGAACAGATACGCCGCATGATGTCTACTGAATCCACACATTGGGCATGGGATGACATTGCAAACGCCATCTGTCTTCATGCCGCAGGTCCTCGTGCATATAATCATCTCTATCGCAAAGGTTTTCCGTTACCATCTGCGTCTACATTACAGAGATGGAGTCGGAAAATTCCAGTAACAGAAGGTTTAATGACGACGGCAATTGATTTTATGAAGCATGCTACGGATATGTCAGATCACGATAAAATTTGTGTCCTGGAATTCGACGAAATGAAGATAAGTCATACGTACGAACACGATGCGTCGGAAGATTTCGTGCGGAAGCCTGCTAACTTTGTCCAAGTGGTAATGGCGCG encodes:
- the LOC142224765 gene encoding uncharacterized protein LOC142224765; the protein is MRKCCVCRKTDDGFCGPFFKVPSDEQIRLNWSQSYGTPLKASQYICKEHFLAADIIKGGKFSYLLSRALPIRLNSQRHPDQIDIQFHSISHNEDGIMTNTSSQCEEIREDVCMSTTTDEMEKSWWVWSRVPRLNKTKMINEETQTEWSMRTENRKLIKKLQINNSDLKIQLTQANNVVECMKNIFTEEQIRRMMSTESTHWAWDDIANAICLHAAGPRAYNHLYRKGFPLPSASTLQRWSRKIPVTEGLMTTAIDFMKHATDMSDHDKICVLEFDEMKISHTYEHDASEDFVRKPANFVQVVMARGVI